From Malaya genurostris strain Urasoe2022 chromosome 2, Malgen_1.1, whole genome shotgun sequence:
ATACTGTTAACATAAGCTTCAGGTTTATTCGAAACAACTTCTATCTATTGTTCTTGATATACTACATggaaagtcccgggcctctcccagaaaagacgtgaatggATGGCTCTATACCAATGTTCATGACAacatatccactagtgtttgaatgacAGCTGATCGTgacagacgagttctagttttagtcaagctatggaaaaagaccaGTTTCGTGTCGTGTCGTGCAACggtaaaattgaatgatttgcggtacgtaTCGGTCCACCATTccacgtattctccagacctggcccctagCGACTATCATCTATTTCCGAACCTGAAacggtttctccagggaaagttTTCACTACATGATACACACAAAAAATATTATTGTGCCAATAAAAACGcccgtttttctgattttgaaacAGTGGACTTTAAGAGTATGAACTATTAAAATAACAGCGATAATACTTTTGAACAACCAAGCAACACTGGATCGGTACAGTGTATATTTACATAAAAGTGACTGAATGCATTTCAGGGTCCATGTCGATTAACTTATTGTTTTAATGTGGACTGGACATGGTGATGtcgcttctcgaaaaattactgATACACTTTACACTCAATGCAAAACCACTTTAATTGATAGTTTCCACTGTCTGTAAAAGAGAACTAACAAAAACTCTCAAATATTCTCAATATCCTAGTCAAAGCGTAAAAAAATAACCCATTGATTATACAGCATAAACACTTGTTTCACAGTTAGATTTATGGGTATcatttcattttattgtatgttgacaagatttttttttcatttccaacgattcaatatattgtttctacgatttacaattgaatttattgtacacatggtgtttcaaacaatatgcaaactatacatttgattgttttccaagaaaacatgcataagaaaattttatggtttgaattgttacggtacttaacattctattgtaaaaagcatgttcgcaattaattgaatagtgtataaccaAAGAttaactcaagatagagtaaatgtccagattttcaattagttccaaagattcgccaggctgcgcgacaactggagtaacttagaagtgaaatcccgatctgaaatggtcatttgtttatgtttacatgcttgaatcccggcgcgccatacttaatttcgtgagaaaattaccaacacaaccaaacctGTCTTAcctcgccaccagtgtattttacgtcgtgggTTGCGTATCAAAAAAAGTGATACcagcaattttcaaaaaaaatgaaCCCCAGTAATTCCGAGCGTCGGACGAATCGTGCACGAAACTTCCAAataaattcgaacatcggacgAGTCGTGCACGAAGCTTAAAagtaaattcgaaaattttatggatcgtgcacgaaagcttttgattgcgttttgaACGATTATATTGTGTATCGTTAGTGCAAAAGAGTAACTAGATACCAATGCAAGAAGCACGATGACGGGGACGGGTATAACATGAGGTTCGGTTTTTAACCTCAAATTGGGGTCTCCAAACAAAACGGTCGGAGTTTTTTCTGGCTCGAAGTGGTGAACCTTAAGGTTGAAGCCTCtacaaacgaaacaaaaacgTTGCTTCCGATGTCGCGCTATCGGGATAACGACGGCTCGATAATGCGTTGTGTGGTATCTCTTAACTCTTTTGCGCTACCAATACCGTAAAACTTTTTAAAATGGAAGCTGTTGATGCAAATGATGCAGAATTGTTCGATTGCAGCACTACAATCGTGTCGATGTCGTAATAAATTAAATGGTTGTGTAGAGGACAAGACTGATAacgataacattaaaaatgcaatgtttaaactcattcataaattcatttaatgaatccacaacaaatcgtttgaaTCTATGAATTCTCGTTGTATCAGTTTTGTTGTTTGAAACCATCGAGATTGTTCTGCCTGTACATAAACTGCTTCGCGATCAACAACTCTACTCCAAAACAGTATATATGAGAGGGTACCTTTACTCATACATACTGTTAACCTTTACTCATATATACTGTTAACATAAGCTTCAGGTTTATTCGAAACAACTTCTATCTATTGTTCTTGATATACTACATggaaagtcccgggcctctcccagaaaagacgtgaatggATGGCTCTATACCAATGTTCATGACAacatatccactagtgtttgaatgacAGCTGATCGTgacagacgagttctagttttagtcaagctatggaaaaagacgagttTCGTGTCGTGTCGTGCAACggtaaaattgaatgatttgcggtacgtaTCGGTCCACCATTccacgtattctccagacctggcccctagCGACTATCATCTATTTCCGAACCTGAAacggtttctccagggaaagttTTCACTACATGATACACACAAAAAATATTATTGTGCCAATAAAAACGcccgtttttctgattttgaaacAGTGGACTTTAAGAGTATGAACTATTAAAATAACAGCGATAATACTTTTGAACAACCAAGCAACACTGGATCGGTACAGTGTATATTTACATAAAAGTGACTGAATGCATTTCAGGGTCCATGTCGATTAACTTATTGTTTTAATGTGGACTGGACATGGTGATGtcgcttctcgaaaaattactgATACACTTTACACTCAATGCAAAACCACTTTAATTGATAGTTTCCACTGTCTGTAAAAGAGAACTAACAAAAACTCTCAAATATTCTCAATATCCTAGTCAAAGCGTAAAAAAATAACCCATTGATTATACAGCATAAACACTTGTTTCACAGTTAGATTTATGGGTATcatttcattttattgtatgttgacaagatttttttttcatttccaacgattcaatatattgtttctacgatttacaattgaatttattgtacacatggtgtttcaaacaatatgcaaactatacatttgattgttttccaagaaaacatgcataagaaaattttatggtttgaattgttacggtacttaacattctattgtaaaaagcatgttcgcaattaattgaatagtgtataaccaAAGAttaactcaagatagagtagtatgcgatttcttatgtatcatttgaataggacccctcgatgagctcggttcactgtcagtttcagtcttttgaagcaaaacaacaagcgtcttaTCGTTAGATGCGTCGTatctatgacaatgattgtttatgtttggaaaaatatcaagttacagtataaacgatattgagcaatttttccttatatccagtgattcttacaataagaaagtaaaaactacttagaaccattgcctataatttatttagtttgttattgtctcatcccatgaagcattaaagtcagttgtggcaagaaataattttgtgctgaatgtaaacatatgttcgttttctttctaacttgtattgtttccatggcattccATGGAACcagtcgacgcttattaacgaagggtcaataaaatcacattattactgaaccaactggttcacgattactgacccaacatttttcaatgaatcatatgggacattgtaatcttgagtttatctttggtataacaatacattaaatatttttcaatgatcaaagaaaaattgtggaaggttttgtaacaacaaatcgtattaaaaattatgtaatgatacaaacaaactcgaaacagtttatgaaattatcaacaaaatgtctgaaaataacagcttattttataatttatagaagttaatcgtttggttcaaataatatttccgagtagatatcataattaatgacgagttacctaagatgatatttaagctataagagaatatgttttaataaattcaaaacgttgtgactatgttagaattaaattaggataagaatattatgtaaaagtgatgctacggcgaagaaaaacttatgtaaactgccttaagaaataaacgtatttatggaaaaaaaaaacaaatcgtattgtttttctacaatattttttattcgggaatACTTCTTGCATTGCCAATAATTCTGTTttttgtaagggccgctaaggTTTCAGCCCAGTTTGTGGAACTTTCTACTGGAATACATTTTATCTTTCTACTGGAATTACATTTTATCTTTTTACAACTTGACCAGAGAACGATGCAAGAGCTAATTTTGCCGATTTTATCAATAGGAGATTTGTTGGTGTGTGGAATTCTAAATGAAAACTTTgacttttattttgaattcattcCGAAGCCATGCGTGTAGATGCGGGAGCTCACGTACGAACATTTAGTACAATTTTTGTGTTACCTTGTAAAGCTCATGTTCTAAATTTGGTTCTAAATATTGTTATCGCTCATTTTTTGTGAAGAAGAAAAcgtcaaaaaaataaacattgaaaATTGTGCAAATTGATACTTGATCTCGGATTGTAAAAATCGGATTAATCGCTTTTGTAGTTCTGAGTGATcattaaaatttcgaaaaagagCTTCGGAAAAGTTTTTTTGCGTTCGCTCACGCGAATCGCAGAAAGTAGAACTGCACGGTAGTCGGAATGATTGAGTTTAGGACGAAACCACGACGTGTTGGTTCCGAGTTTAGTGcatattttattttagtttgCTTGGTTGCCCTGTTAGATCATAACTGCTGCAATGGAGAATCAACGGATATTGAATTGGATGCGAAGGCTAATAAGATGCACCAGATTGATAGCCTAAACTTGCTATTGTACACGTTTCTATTAACGTTGACCGTGCTCACCATTTGGCTCTTCAAACATCGTCGGGTTTCATGGCTTCACGAAACTGGACTAGCCGTCATTTACGGTGAGTCAGCCGTCTATAATCTTTCATTGTGTGACGAATCTGTATTGATAAATCCCCATTAGACTAAGCTGTCCAATGTTCTATAGCTATTGACATAATTGTTAatagaaaaatcaataaaaaagaTGTCATTTTGACGATTTGGTAGAGAATGTTATCGATGAATATGAAAGTGATAATTAATGAGTCCATTAGAGTACAAGTGGTAGATATATTCGATAGGAAGGATGGCATACGCAATAAAGATGGCATACGCTCGGGAAGCCTTCTTTGTGTCACTAGGATCATAGTATTAGCCATGTAATTATCCTGTATGCTTAGGAATCAAATGCGAGttctgttgaaacagatggTTAATTTCCGCATAGGAATGTAGTACCTTGACTTCGCTCTACATTGCGTCCCATGCGTAATCCGAAACATCAAATTTTGAGctgcactgagctaaattttctttttcacattatatgatattctaatgattttgcactattagcatttccaataatagttacaagatgtgttcaacatcatgtcaaatatatgagataatcttatgaaacataaaactcttcttaacgttatttttacaggatttccatataacgaatgaaatttccagtctgagtcaaatttattggcgcgtcttataaccattactagatatccgtacaacatacattgaaacaatttatgaagcgcatattatattcacttcgaatttatttagataggttcatatataccatatgactagttttataaaatttatttattcatatatatatatatatatatatatatatatatatatatatatatatatatatatatatatatatatatatatatatatatatatatatatatatatatatatatatatatatatatatatatatatatatatatctatatatatatataactttcaatggaggtcatacgaatagcagataattgaTAAGCAGATAATAGCAGAACTACTTTtcgttgaggattcaagctttactaatattccattcggtaagggagcacctcatgatatttgcgaaagagaagtgagatcccgagactgaaaataaaaaaaatgaatcttactagacagatagagtaatgaaatgtaccggatatatatttcatggtccgttaacgcatatccttgaacgaagttggatgagctgtcttgtcagcaatttaaaattacattgagatgcggaacctCCTGtagaaatggtctggagcagttgatgaatatcgaggacacaactattcacgactttcattggatttccatataaattatatgggatattttcataactttcattatgataacgtccatttagatttgacgtacacattaaataaagattataagtttccatataatttctatgaattatattctgcatatgattcatatgacaaatctaatgaatataaataagattttcatttcagtgtgcaattaaaacattattgcagataggattttttttaaaaagcagCCAATTCTGGAAGAATATCAGCATAGTAATACTGATACCGAATAAAATACTTGTCATGATTTTCATAGTTCCAAAACGATGTAGATAGTATATTTGGCTTGCAAAAAGCGTTCCTTTGGCATAATATTGATGAAACGCAATATGGATAAATTTAGAGCAGAGCTAACAATTATAATACAATTTAAATGATTTGTTATCGTGTAATCATGTAAGCCCTAAGCTATTTGTCGCACTAACAACAAGaatatttctcgtcattttactAAAGACGTCAACGCTTTAGGGTGGTTGAATGACAATGCGGTTTTACAAAGTAGTGACTGTTGTATGATTTCAATGGGGTTTTTTGATAGGTAAAATGCTATAGGAACAAGAGATGATCGATTCTTAATAATCAAAATTTGCGGAATAATTTAATTTGTAATATATTGTACAAAATAATAGCTTTGCGATTATTTTTAGGTCTCATCGTGGGGGCCATTATACGTTATGCGGGCACTACAACACCAATAACGCACGTGGTTGTGGAACCTGAGCCAGATGTCAAATACAATCAAAGCCTTCCACCAGATACACTATGGCTGACGTTTCCCGGAAAACTTCCgtatgatatcgactcaccgGTTCGCACAAATAAAAGTTATTCGTACAGTTTCCGAGGTGAAGTTGCCAAGCTAGAGGAGAATGAAATAGATTTGAAAGCGACCTTCGATCCAGAAATCTTCTTCAACATTATCTTGCCCCCGATCAtctttcatgcaggatacagtctTAAAAGGGTTAGTAAGagctttttttgtcatttttgtttctATGGTACTAATCCTAAAGTGCTCCACAGAAATATTTTTTCCGCAACCTGGGAGCTATATTAACATTCGCTATAATTGGGACGACCCTGTCTGCATTTTTAATCGGCGCGTTAATGTATGGATTCGCCCAGATGATGCCAAAGTTGAGCGCCAGTTTCACATTTCTCGATATGCTCTATTTTGGAGCACTTATCTCACCGACTGATCCACTGACAATACTAGCAATATTTAGCGATTTGAATGTCGATGTTAATCTGTATGCCTTGGTGTTTGGCGAAAGTGTTTTGAATGATGCAGTTTCGCTTGTACTTAGCGGGTAAGTGGTCCAATATATTTGTTGAGTATTATTATGATGTAATATAAAAAATTCCAATTGAAATTTGTTTCAGCGCAATTCAAAACTACGGCGAACACTACTCAAGTACCGGTGACTTTGAGGGTCATGCGTTTCTCAGATCGCTGGGAGATTTCTTTAGTGTATTTTTCTTCTCGCTTCTGATTGGAGCATCGATGGGTTGTATTACGGCACTCATGACCAAATTTACCCATATTCGTGATTTCCCATTACTTGAATCGGCACTTTTCGTACTGATGTCGTACAGTACTTTTCTAATAGCAGAAGCAGCTGAGCTGACAGGTATGTTTTGAGTTACTGTAGCTAGATTTTTCCTGTCAACAACAAGAGTTTCATCAACAGGCGTGGTTGCTGTACTATTTTGTGGTATTTGCCAAGCTCACTATACGTACAACAATCTGTCGGATGATTCACGGACTCGAACAAAACAGATTTTTGAATTGTTAAATTTCCTCGCAGAGAatttcatattctcatatatcggTGTATCGATGTTCACTTTCCCCAAGCACCATTTTGATCCTCTGTTCATTTTTACAGGTTTCGTAAGTATAGCTAAGTCATGTGAATGTCATGTCATGTCAATCAgaaatttttctttgatttcagaTATGTGCAGCTATAGGCCGAGCTGTGAATATCTATCCTCTTTCGGCATTACTTAACATTGCTAGGAAACCAAAGATTTCATGGAATTTTCAACATATGCTTTTCTTTGCTGGTTTGTACATATAAAAACATATCtataatattttatatttatcggtattttgacgtGACGCCGCCATAACTATATAAAGCGAAATATAGTGTGAACAAATGAATGaatagaaactcacagaaaggaaaaaaaacgaaaacactCATGCACGGATTGGATAGCAATGTAGGCTCGAATCCGGACTctgggatgtttttttttacacaaatttcATCGAGTTTTTAGAAGAAAACctggtttaatccacctagtggtgtaatgatgcctttctcatataaatcatactatcatttataatactgtggtattcttcaaaatagtttgcttcgattcttaaaagaataaccgaaatcggtttgtttgatcgggaccgtatgggaccgcaggacctttccatctatgagaaaggcaaaaatcgcaGTAGCTAGAGCGTCGGACGTgaacatcttttctgtgagtcattcattcattttttcattCTATTTTTCCGCTTAAATACTGCAAATATCTGATTTATatttgtttacaaaaaaaataaaacttgaaTAGTGCGTATACTCTATTCACTTTCATACATACAAACGACAAACAACGTCATCAAAACCAAATAGGCTGAGTTCGTTCCAAGTCTTTGAAAAGTTGTGATACTTCTTCTTATCTTGATAACATTGGTTACACTCTATatcatttacatctattttaggTCTTAGAGGGGCTATGTCATTTGCTCTAGCAATTAGAAATACTGTATCCGACGCACGTCAAGCTATGCTAACAACGACTTCACTAATTGTCATTGCCACCGTTATAATTCAGGGAGGTGCAGCGAATTTCCTGCTAAACTGGTTAAAAATACCGTAAGCTTGTTACACAGTTCAAAGAAATATCGTTTTtgtaataaacttttttttactgtcTAGAATCGGTGTTGATGACGAAACAGAGGCTTTACCGTATCAAGGTGTCAGAAGCGTAAGTTTGAATAATGTTTCAAGTATTTTATACCTCATGCACATAACGTTATTTGCTATGTTTATTATTAACCACTAAATTTTGTATATCTTTTCACGTTTTTTATTCTGACGCCCCTTAAATTGCACTtctgaaatcaaatatccacgCTAATTTCAATCCTAAAAGGTCTACAATTCAATGGAGAACACAACCGGGGTATGTTTTCTATGTCACCTATCGGTTATATCTTAAGGCTAATCTATTCACCAATATCCCGAACATACTAATCTCACATGGTTATAATCGCTCTAATTGTGACCGAACGAATTTTTTCTACCGAAATCCTTTGCATGACTACTACGAGTGATATGCTTTACTTTCTGCTTTTCACTTGTGCACACTTTACCTATTTCTACTAAATTTGTACGCATACCACGATGTTTAAAAGATGTTCTTCCattctattttttttgcacGCATTCTCGTTAACCCGAAAAAAATCTCGTCACCCATCATCCTTTGTGTACTGCGTctgtgttttcgaaaaaacaaaATTGCTCCAATGTTCTATTGACTATGTTATTCAGTCTCTCGACGTGGGCCTAAATTTGAGTCAGCTGCAGGTCAATAGAAGGACCAGTTCATTGGTAAGGAAAATAATTAGAAACTAGCCTTTTAAATTCATCTTATTTTTAGAATGAAGTCGATAGTAGTGTCATGTGATTAGAACCACTAGCTTATGAATTTCTTGTTTTATTTAGGTCAGCAAACTAATGCAACAGTGACGCATtttaatgtttcgttttctatgGCAACAATtgttaattttttaatattccACACTGGAGTGTTGAAAATTGCAATTTTTTGATAATTGTACTAATCATTAACCTTTATTGCGTTCACGTAAGTTTTACTAACTTGAAAAATAACTGTTCAATAACTGTTTTGCTTGTTAAGCGCAGCTCAAATAGAAGAGTGTTACGAGCAAAAATTGGTCAACTTCATCTTAACGCATTTTTTTCGACGTGCATTAAAATTGAAGCCAAAAACCTTCACGTCgttcgtttaatagttttattATCATGCCTACTGTTTCATTTTAACATTTGCATTTAAGTTGTGCAAATTGATTCTATAACATTTCCCCGAGAACTATTCTCCAGAACATAAAAAACTGAAGCTTTTTTCCCAGAAATTCATTGCCCAGAAAGCACTAATCTCCAGAAATACAAACTCTAGAAAGTAATaaaatccagaaaaaaattcccagAATATACCAAAGTCCAGAAAACCATATACCAGAAGGCATTAGTCGCTAGAATATTGCTATTGGTATAATgcagtttggcataatggttatttggcataatagttatttggcatagtgatcgtttggcataacagatcaacACGCTGCTTTGAATAGAATTTGTTCTGctattttgaaaggtctaatgcggctatgcCTCATTAGacttgggtaatccgggcaaacgtcCGCCACTAGACCGAGGTGACTGCCCTCCCGCAGTGaccggcgcttccgacggcgcactcgcggccttcggccgtttcgagctgaatcatctatgacgaacagaatattgtgttAGCATTAAATAAGATACTTATATAAAATgatagtgtgctatttactaccCTTTATGACTAGAAGATTCAAAGTAAGACGATAAGTAAATTAAACAATGTATCCAAACAATCTTTTGTTAGTACACTTACAATAGACCGAAGTACCGCAGGCATGGTGCAATACTTCGGACCTTACAAACAGGTAACAAAGTTTATGCGAAGGTCTACCAAAGTAACTCAAAATGGAAATGGGCTCCTGGGGTTATCATTGAAGCTATCGACGAAGTAAACTTTAACGTTGTTCTGAAAGACTGGTATGGGAGAAGGAAACTCATCAGATCACATGCAAATCAAATTAAGCATCGCTATAGTGAGCAAGAAGAGCaagaaaatttcgtcgatgagttTGGATTGCAATTACCCCGATTCCAGTGCCTCAAGAACCtgaaaaaaatcctgaattCATAGATGAACCGAATCCCGATGATTCAGTTCAGCCTGATTTAGGAGCTTCTGGTTCAAATCTGAACAAAACGAAACAGCCGATTGTTCAGTCAGATACTAATCAGGAACCATGTACAAGCCGAACGAAATGTATGATCAAAATGCCATCAAGACTTGAACCTTTTCTGGTATTCTGGAAATATCGAAGGAGGAATGTTGACCACTTGGAGTTACCATAGCTATAGCAACGGTAACAACAAGGTAGAAACAGGAATATATAATTTTcactttgtactttgaattggaCGAATAAAGACCCATTTTTTGGAATACGAAGATTTCCCCCCAAACTTGAAGCTAGAAAATTAGCTGTTGACGTATAAGAAAGAGGTGTCTTTAAATCGTTACGATAAGCAAcaccagagatgtccatctcctctgtgtgacgaagagcaagcaaaatttctccccttgcattgacaacttcaacgagagctcttctctttcacatatatacaccactgttgtataaagtgtgcacgcatcatgagtgcgtttgtttatttccttttacctcctccactgaatcgcacctaagtgctagagcattagctaataaattctctgaggtggatgcagatactttcacagagatgTACAcatcggtgagcactctggtgtatggtttgcgtagaagaagcgtggacacgcaaaatcagaaaaataaaacaatttatcgtaaaattttcggttttccttgcaaatttttcatagcaaggccagatctactctctattaattgaagttcacataagtgttcgctcaccatcacgcgccagtggtcacttgggtgtatttagacgagagcgcgtgagagcgattcatgcgaagagaatgtatttcactcgcgccagctgctttaaccactgcgctttcctctttgtgcgatgcttcgttttttgcatcctcgatgtggacaagaatctgacgccagcgtgtatcactctggtgaaatgccatctctgagcaacACAATTCGACCATAGTACTACCACATGAGCTGTACATAAAGATGCTAACGAAATTTGATTGTGAGGCTCAGTTTCCTAAACAGGAATATTCAACGGAAAAGGAAAAAGGTGGCAAACACATTAAGATGTTGAAGTTCGCAAAGAAATATCTCGTATGGCAGCAAAACTGTTGCTGAAGCTTAAAAGCGAAATTTGTATCGTGATCGAAACCATCGACCAGAGAATTTATGAGCAGGAGT
This genomic window contains:
- the LOC131428285 gene encoding sodium/hydrogen exchanger 7 isoform X4, coding for MIEFRTKPRRVGSEFSAYFILVCLVALLDHNCCNGESTDIELDAKANKMHQIDSLNLLLYTFLLTLTVLTIWLFKHRRVSWLHETGLAVIYGLIVGAIIRYAGTTTPITHVVVEPEPDVKYNQSLPPDTLWLTFPGKLPYDIDSPVRTNKSYSYSFRGEVAKLEENEIDLKATFDPEIFFNIILPPIIFHAGYSLKRKYFFRNLGAILTFAIIGTTLSAFLIGALMYGFAQMMPKLSASFTFLDMLYFGALISPTDPLTILAIFSDLNVDVNLYALVFGESVLNDAVSLVLSGAIQNYGEHYSSTGDFEGHAFLRSLGDFFSVFFFSLLIGASMGCITALMTKFTHIRDFPLLESALFVLMSYSTFLIAEAAELTGVVAVLFCGICQAHYTYNNLSDDSRTRTKQIFELLNFLAENFIFSYIGVSMFTFPKHHFDPLFIFTGFICAAIGRAVNIYPLSALLNIARKPKISWNFQHMLFFAGLRGAMSFALAIRNTVSDARQAMLTTTSLIVIATVIIQGGAANFLLNWLKIPIGVDDETEALPYQGVRSVYNSMENTTGSLDVGLNLSQLQVNRRTSSLDLENQDSEGVTTPGGTRRGNEKAVLARVWGNFDTRYMKPLLTHSRPTLLETLPVCLSPIARLLTTTEQLTQEGPTRRADSDSDLCIDDDDRASRGDGTIRRNSINRPKMRK
- the LOC131428285 gene encoding sodium/hydrogen exchanger 7 isoform X2, producing the protein MIEFRTKPRRVGSEFSAYFILVCLVALLDHNCCNGESTDIELDAKANKMHQIDSLNLLLYTFLLTLTVLTIWLFKHRRVSWLHETGLAVIYGLIVGAIIRYAGTTTPITHVVVEPEPDVKYNQSLPPDTLWLTFPGKLPYDIDSPVRTNKSYSYSFRGEVAKLEENEIDLKATFDPEIFFNIILPPIIFHAGYSLKRKYFFRNLGAILTFAIIGTTLSAFLIGALMYGFAQMMPKLSASFTFLDMLYFGALISPTDPLTILAIFSDLNVDVNLYALVFGESVLNDAVSLVLSGAIQNYGEHYSSTGDFEGHAFLRSLGDFFSVFFFSLLIGASMGCITALMTKFTHIRDFPLLESALFVLMSYSTFLIAEAAELTGVVAVLFCGICQAHYTYNNLSDDSRTRTKQIFELLNFLAENFIFSYIGVSMFTFPKHHFDPLFIFTGFICAAIGRAVNIYPLSALLNIARKPKISWNFQHMLFFAGLRGAMSFALAIRNTVSDARQAMLTTTSLIVIATVIIQGGAANFLLNWLKIPIGVDDETEALPYQGVRSSLDVGLNLSQLQVNRRTSSLDLENQDSEGVTTPGGTRRGNEKAVLARVWGNFDTRYMKPLLTHSRPTLLETLPVCLSPIARLLTTTEQLTQEGPTRRADSDSDLCIDDDDRASRGDGTIRRNSINRLEIMDDSIHNSLHSANFASRIIQHGRRAGGKIFHF
- the LOC131428285 gene encoding sodium/hydrogen exchanger 7 isoform X3; this encodes MIEFRTKPRRVGSEFSAYFILVCLVALLDHNCCNGESTDIELDAKANKMHQIDSLNLLLYTFLLTLTVLTIWLFKHRRVSWLHETGLAVIYGLIVGAIIRYAGTTTPITHVVVEPEPDVKYNQSLPPDTLWLTFPGKLPYDIDSPVRTNKSYSYSFRGEVAKLEENEIDLKATFDPEIFFNIILPPIIFHAGYSLKRKYFFRNLGAILTFAIIGTTLSAFLIGALMYGFAQMMPKLSASFTFLDMLYFGALISPTDPLTILAIFSDLNVDVNLYALVFGESVLNDAVSLVLSGAIQNYGEHYSSTGDFEGHAFLRSLGDFFSVFFFSLLIGASMGCITALMTKFTHIRDFPLLESALFVLMSYSTFLIAEAAELTGVVAVLFCGICQAHYTYNNLSDDSRTRTKQIFELLNFLAENFIFSYIGVSMFTFPKHHFDPLFIFTGFICAAIGRAVNIYPLSALLNIARKPKISWNFQHMLFFAGLRGAMSFALAIRNTVSDARQAMLTTTSLIVIATVIIQGGAANFLLNWLKIPIGVDDETEALPYQGVRSVYNSMENTTGDLENQDSEGVTTPGGTRRGNEKAVLARVWGNFDTRYMKPLLTHSRPTLLETLPVCLSPIARLLTTTEQLTQEGPTRRADSDSDLCIDDDDRASRGDGTIRRNSINRLEIMDDSIHNSLHSANFASRIIQHGRRAGGKIFHF
- the LOC131428285 gene encoding sodium/hydrogen exchanger 7 isoform X1, which translates into the protein MIEFRTKPRRVGSEFSAYFILVCLVALLDHNCCNGESTDIELDAKANKMHQIDSLNLLLYTFLLTLTVLTIWLFKHRRVSWLHETGLAVIYGLIVGAIIRYAGTTTPITHVVVEPEPDVKYNQSLPPDTLWLTFPGKLPYDIDSPVRTNKSYSYSFRGEVAKLEENEIDLKATFDPEIFFNIILPPIIFHAGYSLKRKYFFRNLGAILTFAIIGTTLSAFLIGALMYGFAQMMPKLSASFTFLDMLYFGALISPTDPLTILAIFSDLNVDVNLYALVFGESVLNDAVSLVLSGAIQNYGEHYSSTGDFEGHAFLRSLGDFFSVFFFSLLIGASMGCITALMTKFTHIRDFPLLESALFVLMSYSTFLIAEAAELTGVVAVLFCGICQAHYTYNNLSDDSRTRTKQIFELLNFLAENFIFSYIGVSMFTFPKHHFDPLFIFTGFICAAIGRAVNIYPLSALLNIARKPKISWNFQHMLFFAGLRGAMSFALAIRNTVSDARQAMLTTTSLIVIATVIIQGGAANFLLNWLKIPIGVDDETEALPYQGVRSVYNSMENTTGSLDVGLNLSQLQVNRRTSSLDLENQDSEGVTTPGGTRRGNEKAVLARVWGNFDTRYMKPLLTHSRPTLLETLPVCLSPIARLLTTTEQLTQEGPTRRADSDSDLCIDDDDRASRGDGTIRRNSINRLEIMDDSIHNSLHSANFASRIIQHGRRAGGKIFHF